In a genomic window of Flavobacterium sp. KACC 22761:
- a CDS encoding aspartate/glutamate racemase family protein, with product MRKIGLIGGISWVSTGDYYKLINEGINERLGGLNFSECLVYSFNYADIKRNNDNNDWDSTFEMLLKGCEFLKSGGAEAIILCANTMHLIADRLQEAIGLPLIHIATATAIEIQKQNIKKVALLGTKFTMELDFFKEKLQAKGIETIIPENQEDKDFIHYTIFEELGRGLVTDETKKRYLEIANDLISKGAEGIILGCTEIPLVIKPEDVSVAVFDTALIHSKAAVDFQLS from the coding sequence ATGAGGAAAATTGGTCTTATTGGGGGAATCAGTTGGGTTTCAACCGGAGATTATTACAAACTTATTAACGAAGGAATAAATGAAAGATTGGGAGGCTTGAACTTCTCAGAATGTTTGGTTTATTCTTTTAATTATGCTGATATTAAAAGAAATAACGACAACAACGATTGGGATTCGACTTTTGAAATGCTTTTAAAAGGATGCGAATTTTTGAAATCGGGTGGGGCGGAAGCGATTATTTTATGTGCCAACACCATGCATTTAATTGCTGACAGGCTTCAAGAAGCAATTGGTCTTCCGCTAATTCATATTGCTACAGCTACGGCGATTGAAATTCAAAAGCAAAATATTAAGAAAGTTGCATTATTAGGAACCAAGTTTACAATGGAACTTGATTTCTTCAAAGAAAAGCTACAAGCAAAAGGAATCGAAACGATAATTCCCGAAAATCAGGAAGACAAAGATTTTATTCATTACACTATTTTTGAAGAATTAGGCCGAGGATTGGTAACCGACGAAACTAAAAAACGTTATTTAGAAATTGCCAATGATTTGATTTCAAAAGGTGCTGAAGGAATTATTTTAGGTTGTACCGAAATTCCTTTAGTAATAAAACCAGAAGATGTTTCGGTTGCTGTTTTTGATACTGCTTTGATCCATTCAAAAGCGGCGGTTGATTTTCAGTTGTCTTAA
- a CDS encoding DUF6048 family protein, giving the protein MKYTLKYLSSFCLLFSMFLGYAQETPTTTVNKEIVTEKSKTETTAKPALQEVKKADSIKTDRYGLRVGVDLYKLTRGLYDKDYKGVEFVGDWRLTKKYYLAAELGFEDKTTDDDRLNSTATGTYIKGGFDYNLYQNWLDMENLITIGLRGGFSTFSQELNSYKIYNPNPYWGEMPPITEHQKYSGLTAGWIEVAMGVKAKVFNNVFVGFGVQLKMLVANTKPDGFDNLYIPGFNRTYDGSFGIGFNYTVSYFIPIYKKKTVIPVPAKKAPKK; this is encoded by the coding sequence ATGAAGTACACATTAAAATATCTTTCTAGTTTTTGCTTATTGTTTTCAATGTTTTTGGGTTATGCTCAAGAAACACCAACAACTACAGTAAACAAAGAAATTGTTACAGAAAAATCTAAAACCGAGACGACAGCAAAACCTGCATTACAGGAAGTAAAAAAAGCCGACAGCATTAAAACTGATCGCTATGGACTTCGTGTTGGAGTTGATTTGTACAAATTGACTCGCGGTTTATATGACAAAGATTATAAAGGCGTAGAATTTGTTGGTGACTGGCGATTAACAAAAAAATATTATTTGGCCGCCGAACTTGGTTTTGAAGACAAAACTACTGACGACGACCGATTAAATTCGACTGCAACTGGAACTTACATAAAAGGTGGTTTTGACTACAATTTGTATCAAAACTGGCTTGATATGGAAAACTTAATTACAATAGGTTTACGAGGCGGATTCAGTACTTTTAGCCAAGAATTAAACAGCTACAAAATTTACAATCCAAATCCGTATTGGGGTGAAATGCCTCCAATTACAGAACATCAAAAATACAGCGGACTTACAGCAGGCTGGATTGAAGTTGCAATGGGCGTAAAAGCAAAAGTATTCAACAATGTTTTTGTAGGTTTTGGTGTTCAACTGAAAATGTTGGTTGCAAATACAAAACCAGATGGTTTTGACAATTTATATATTCCAGGATTTAACAGGACTTATGATGGAAGTTTTGGAATTGGTTTCAATTATACTGTTTCGTATTTCATTCCTATTTACAAGAAGAAAACTGTTATTCCGGTGCCAGCTAAAAAAGCTCCTAAAAAATAA
- a CDS encoding DUF6452 family protein, translating into MKKIVSVLLLFTFGLSSCEKDDICDPNTPTTPRLVIEFYDANNQLKPVTNLKVIGEGMSQGIIFNENAATDEAKQLTNASKISIPLKTDADSTTYTFILDSGNENPAAVNTDQVTFYYTRQNLYVSRACGFKTIFKLDPLSDGIPRTAPFEKKDTDSKGFWMTQIYVNDYNIELENEVHIKISF; encoded by the coding sequence GAGAAAGATGATATTTGCGATCCAAATACGCCTACGACTCCCAGATTAGTTATTGAATTTTATGATGCCAATAATCAACTTAAACCTGTTACAAATTTAAAAGTAATTGGGGAAGGAATGAGCCAAGGAATTATCTTTAATGAAAATGCGGCAACCGACGAAGCAAAACAGCTTACAAACGCCAGCAAAATATCTATTCCATTAAAGACAGACGCAGATTCTACAACCTATACTTTCATTTTAGATTCTGGCAATGAAAACCCGGCAGCAGTAAATACAGATCAAGTAACATTTTATTATACCCGTCAAAATCTTTATGTTTCTAGGGCTTGCGGATTTAAAACAATTTTCAAGCTTGATCCTCTTTCTGACGGAATACCGAGAACTGCTCCATTTGAAAAAAAAGACACCGATTCAAAAGGTTTTTGGATGACCCAAATTTATGTAAATGATTATAACATAGAATTAGAAAATGAAGTACACATTAAAATATCTTTCTAG